In one Brassica oleracea var. oleracea cultivar TO1000 chromosome C9, BOL, whole genome shotgun sequence genomic region, the following are encoded:
- the LOC106312842 gene encoding uncharacterized protein LOC106312842 gives MEKRRSPRSSKSPGTPIFPKSPLVYESYKSGCGWKLINFFDFRHVKSGNKKLSSDKKPIRDSAGNVYTKSQLDLLKRLHERCQCHDRIVEGESPCKSKTRRRSLSSEREDESYEPKPVQGLLEREIKRIKNLREATSESPDKQKQSSSSEIVNTNDKDLKNGRDCRKSSEINLQVCVDEAAETLICSKAEEKGKDRSKQFMEALDILSSNKELFITLLQDPNSFSTKKGQDLERPKVKDLDEIVLLKPRISSSVDDRKYLRFKHLAKKLKLVVGSNKENTQAEIKAKETEAGGDVSTSAVGYRSPESPVFRRKKRVESDVFKLSMENDVLPRRFMVERQQERSDSSPVYEVPKALSSLQTKLKERRQRLEKRRESFKLWSLDKDLEVFDPNPHNSSLRSLNDNSTGSAECTCLRTPVEDLESSSAESSSRLERQEQEHEQEQPSPVSVLERIHMLDETVSSRNKEQIGLLSFDLLEKDSVHEFVKQVLRASRLNWTNLMAKCNQETSLLDEFSHGNHNNDQLLLVLDYTDEILREIYRQDIKFWPFKPSQNSRVVNLPSSFREEDLIHETMRRFDWSLLCCDSPRTLDQVVETDLMKPCLWSDCGGESEGVVSDVVENIMQGLVLEISHELRTMQIRYMD, from the exons ATGGAGAAAAGGAGATCACCAAGAAGCAGCAAGAGTCCTGGAACTCCAATTTTCCCTAAAAGCCCTCTCGTCTACGAGAGTTACAAGTCTGGTTGCGGTTGGAAACTGATCAACTTCTTTGATTTCAGACATGTTAAATCTGGTAATAAGAAACTGAGTTCAGACAAGAAACCCATCAGAGATTCTGCAG GTAATGTTTATACTAAAAGTCAGCTTGACTTACTCAAGAGACTTCATGAGAGATGTCAGTGTCATGAT CGGATTGTGGAAGGAGAGAGTCCATGTAAGAGTAAAACGAGGAGAAGATCTTTAAGTTCTGAAAGAGAAGATGAGAGCTATGAACCAAAACCTGTTCAGGGATTGCTAGAGAGGGAGATAAAGAGGATCAAGAATCTAAGGGAGGCAACTAGTGAAAGCCCTGATAAGCAAAAGCAATCTTCTTCCAGTGAAATTGTGAATACAAATGATAAGGATCTGAAGAATGGGAGAGATTGTAGGAAGAGTTCAGAGATCAACCTTCAAGTTTGTGTGGATGAAGCAGCTGAAACTTTGATCTGTTCCAAGGCAGAGGAGAAGGGGAAAGACCGGTCTAAGCAGTTCATGGAAGCTTTAGATATTCTAAGCTCTAACAAAGAGTTGTTCATTACACTCTTACAAGATCCTAACTCTTTCTCAACCAAAAAAGGTCAAGACTTGGAGAGACCTAAGGTGAAGGATTTGGATGAGATTGTTCTCTTGAAGCCTAGAATATCAAGCTCGGTTGACGATAGAAAGTACTTGAGATTCAAACATCTAGCCAAGAAGTTGAAGCTTGTTGTTGGATCTAACAAAGAGAACACTCAGGCAGAAATTAAAGCTAAAGAAACCGAGGCTGGTGGTGATGTTTCTACAAGTGCAGTTGGCTATAGAAGCCCGGAGTCACCTGTGTTTAGGCGCAAGAAGCGGGTCGAGTCTGATGTCTTCAAGCTAAGCATGGAGAACGATGTTCTGCCAAGAAGATTCATGGTGGAAAGGCAACAGGAGAGATCAGATTCGTCGCCGGTTTATGAAGTTCCTAAAGCATTGAGTAGCTTGCAGACAAAACTCAAAGAGAGAAGGCAGAGGCTGGAGAAGAGAAGAGAGAGCTTCAAGCTGTGGTCCTTGGACAAGGACTTGGAGGTTTTCGATCCGAATCCTCACAACTCCAGTTTAAGGTCTCTCAACGACAACAGTACAGGTTCTGCTGAGTGCACATGTCTGAGAACTCCTGTAGAAGATCTAGAGAGCTCATCAGCT GAGTCGAGTTCGAGACTAGAAAGACAGGAACAGGAACATGAGCAGGAGCAACCGAGTCCCGTCTCAGTTCTAGAGAGGATTCATATGTTAGACGAAACAGTTAGCTCCAGAAACA AAGAGCAGATTGGATTGTTATCTTTCGATCTTCTCGAGAAAGACTCTGTTCATGAGTTTGTGAAGCAAGTTCTCAGAGCTTCAAGACTGAACTGGACCAATCTTATGGCCAAATGCAACCAAGAAACATCACTTCTAGACGAATTCTCACACGGCAATCACAACAACGACCAGCTTCTTCTTGTTCTTGACTACACAGACGAGATTCTCCGGGAGATATACCGCCAAGACATCAAGTTTTGGCCTTTCAAGCCATCTCAGAACTCGAGAGTCGTCAACCTACCATCTTCCTTTAGAGAAGAAGATCTGATCCACGAGACTATGAGACGCTTTGACTGGAGTTTACTCTGCTGTGACTCTCCAAGAACATTGGATCAGGTCGTTGAGACTGATCTGATGAAGCCGTGTCTTTGGTCGGATTGTGGTGGTGAATCTGAAGGTGTAGTCTCTGATGTCGTTGAAAATATTATGCAAGGGCTGGTGCTTGAGATATCTCATGAGCTTAGAACAATGCAGATTAGGTATATGGATTAA
- the LOC106314285 gene encoding uncharacterized protein LOC106314285, with product MGLQVSVLIYKETEICLLSSPELLYSVLSLLHTKSIEIIKDDPKFRVFEANENSLLGRLLNPDCQVMSRMINYMPTAWRVNGRVRGIALSRDRFQFIFQREEDLITVLKDRPWSYNHWTLMLERWCPSPPKDFLTSLEVWIRIRNILMNYYTSETMYTLAKKIGHVEEIAYDPKVSQATDYNRAKVTLEVDKPAFEAKNLIIPGGDITVITYEYEKLHKRCFSCFRLTHEKTRCSYAKGKHTKPGPNKISPSDRMPITEKSVAPNKDGKLLEGPPGFPSLFPELSQEDQRMAIQYVSHADETERRARIQRVQNSIAEAPRVQDNMLRISHYLNKDKGHVFNYNFQQNEKSAHARLDKAPAVSPPDHVIESDYESEKSVGQGSSSNLQVQGATVFRVGISPPVFTGNQGSKKRNRNRPPARVRRTRTNVNSTPLKESKDLESSQDSMGKRKAPSSTVPQANKSTKTQEQTVASDLKPLPSQ from the exons ATGGGTCTTCAGGTATCTGTCTTGATATACAAAGAGACTGAGATATGCTTATTGTCGTCACCTGAGCTTCTTTACTCTGTTTTATCATTGCTTCACACCAAATCCATTGAGATTATAAAA GATGATCCCAAGTTTCGTGTGTTTGAGGCTAATGAGAATAGTCTCCTTGGCCGTCTCTTGAACCCCGACTGTCAAGTGATGTCAAGAATGATAAACTACATGCCTACAGCATGGAGAGTCAATGGAAGAGTACGTGGCATTGCGCTCTCAAGAGACAGATTTCAATTCATATTTCAGAGGGAAGAAGATCTAATCACTGTACTGAAAGATCGGCCTTGGTCTTACAACCATTGGACCCTTATGCTGGAGAGATGGTGTCCATCACCACCAAAGGACTTTCTCACCTCTCTGGAGGTTTGGATTCGCATACGTAACATTCTGATGAACTACTACACATCTGAAACGATGTATACCTTAGCCAAGAAGATAGGGCATGTGGAGGAGATTGCTTATGACCCCAAAGTTTCTCAAGCAACCGACTACAACAGGGCTAAAGTGACTCTTGAAGTGGATAAACCGGCGTTTGAAGCCAAAAATCTTATAATTCCAGGCGGTGACATTACTGTCATAACTTATGAATACGAAAAACTCCATAAAAGATGCTTCTCTTGCTTCCGTCTCACGCATGAGAAAACGAGATGCTCTTATGCGAAAGGGAAACACACAAAGCCAGGTCCTAACAAAATCAGTCCATCAGATCGTATGCCCATTACGGAGAAGTCGGTAGCACCAAATAAGGATGGAAAATTGTTGGAGGGTCCACCTGGCTTTCCGTCACTATTCCCTGAACTATCACAAGAAGATCAACGTATGGCCATTCAATACGTCTCTCATGCTGATGAAACTGAAAGAAGGGCCAGAATCCAGCGGGTACAAAACTCTATTGCGGAAGCCCCACGAGTACAAGATAACATGTTGAGAATTTCTCACTATCTCAATAAAGACAAAGGGCATGTGTTCAACTACAACTTCCAACAGAACGAGAAATCTGCTCACGCAAGGTTGGATAAAGCTCCTGCTGTATCTCCCCCTGATCATGTTATTGAGTCTGATTATGAATCAGAAAAATCAGTGGGACAGGGCAGCTCTTCCAATCTTCAGGTTCAAGGTGCTACGGTTTTCAGAGTTGGTATTTCTCCACCTGTCTTTACCGGCAACCAAGGATCTAAGAAGCGGAACCGTAATCGTCCCCCTGCAAGGGTACGACGTACAAGAACTAATGTAAACTCCACACCTCTCAAGGAGAGTAAAGATCTAGAGTCAAGTCAGGACTCTATGGGGAAACGTAAAGCTCCCAGCTCAACCGTTCCTCAGGCTAACAAATCAACCAAAACCCAAGAACAAACGGTGGCTTCCGATTTGAAGCCGCTGCCATCTCAATGA